The following coding sequences are from one Microcoleus sp. FACHB-831 window:
- a CDS encoding ATP-binding protein: MKLRSFRIRIALLSAVLAGSAIVGFGLISWWLIYEAKVSRLDAELESQLMRAGRPRSPDRWQSYEAFLPGTFGTNTAIAMLVIDADGNVLYRSEEWTADLDTKNLWTSRPQLQPFPPPHSQRQTAPFPERSQPPPDRPPPAPRFVTQRTATGTWRVGAVTTPFAQVAIAVSLKAIAQEMVVIRNIFLISIPGVLLLVAGGAWAIAGSSLHSIRRLTKVIGNVTASGLEQRVPIGATDVEFVELIQVFNQMLSRLEHSFKQASRFSADAAHELKTPLAILQGELERTLQQAEPGSEVQQGLSNLLDEVRRLSGIVRKLLLLSLADAGQMALYRVGVDLSGLLIEMLEDIELLAPHLEVKTEIAEGLRVQGDRDLLVQVLQNLISNAIKYNLPDGWIRINARRQGATVLITISNCSKEIPTGDRDRIFDRFHRGDPARTRKVEGIGLGLSLAREIARSHGGDLTLDPTLSGQTAFTLTLPVGL, translated from the coding sequence AGGGAGCGCCATCGTCGGGTTTGGGTTAATCTCTTGGTGGCTGATTTATGAGGCGAAGGTAAGCCGTCTCGATGCAGAACTGGAAAGTCAATTGATGCGGGCAGGTCGTCCGCGATCGCCCGATCGCTGGCAGTCTTATGAAGCCTTTCTCCCTGGTACGTTTGGAACCAATACAGCGATCGCCATGTTGGTCATCGATGCAGATGGTAACGTCCTGTATCGCTCCGAGGAATGGACTGCCGATCTAGATACCAAGAACCTTTGGACATCGCGCCCCCAACTACAGCCCTTTCCACCACCTCATTCCCAGCGACAAACAGCCCCATTTCCAGAGCGATCGCAACCCCCGCCCGATCGACCACCACCCGCGCCTCGATTCGTCACCCAGCGCACAGCAACCGGAACTTGGCGGGTTGGTGCAGTCACAACACCCTTTGCTCAAGTTGCGATCGCAGTAAGTTTAAAGGCGATCGCGCAAGAAATGGTCGTCATCCGCAACATCTTCCTAATTTCAATTCCAGGGGTGCTGCTGCTGGTAGCGGGTGGCGCATGGGCAATTGCTGGCAGCAGTTTGCATTCCATCCGACGGTTAACTAAAGTCATTGGCAATGTCACCGCTAGTGGTTTGGAACAACGAGTCCCCATAGGTGCGACAGATGTTGAATTTGTCGAATTAATTCAAGTTTTTAACCAGATGTTGTCACGTCTGGAACACAGTTTTAAGCAAGCTTCTCGCTTTAGCGCCGATGCTGCACACGAACTCAAGACTCCCCTGGCGATTTTGCAAGGAGAACTGGAACGCACCCTGCAACAAGCGGAACCCGGCTCAGAGGTGCAACAGGGTTTGAGTAATTTGCTCGATGAGGTGCGTCGTCTTAGCGGGATTGTGCGTAAACTGTTGCTGCTTTCCCTAGCCGATGCCGGACAAATGGCTCTGTACCGAGTTGGGGTGGATTTGTCTGGCTTGTTAATTGAGATGTTGGAAGATATCGAACTGCTGGCACCCCATCTAGAGGTTAAAACAGAAATTGCCGAGGGTTTGCGCGTACAAGGCGATCGCGATTTACTCGTTCAGGTCTTGCAAAATTTGATTAGCAACGCCATTAAATACAATTTGCCTGACGGCTGGATTCGGATTAATGCTCGTCGTCAGGGTGCAACCGTATTGATTACCATCAGTAATTGCTCGAAAGAGATTCCAACTGGCGATCGCGATCGCATTTTTGATCGCTTCCATCGCGGCGATCCAGCCCGGACGCGCAAAGTGGAAGGAATTGGATTAGGACTGAGCCTAGCGCGGGAAATTGCGCGATCGCACGGTGGCGATTTGACGCTTGACCCGACATTATCTGGACAGACTGCATTCACCCTAACTTTACCAGTTGGGTTGTAA